The following are encoded in a window of Castanea sativa cultivar Marrone di Chiusa Pesio chromosome 5, ASM4071231v1 genomic DNA:
- the LOC142635360 gene encoding protein NRT1/ PTR FAMILY 4.5-like, with protein sequence MGGFVASSPSPPASEDESNDGSGSDNADEDDVVTKRDSRFGYESSHNHRKRPELVEGKVDWKGRTAVKGKHGGARTALFVLAPFGFENMATLALAVNLTTYFNVVMHLELADAANELTNFLGTSYILSILVAILADTYIGRYKAVLIGGCLELVALVLLVIQAHYPKLKPPPCNVFDPSHPTSHCEKIGGSSAVLLYVALYLLAAGSAGIKAALPSHGADQFDEKDPKEKKQMSSFFNCLLLAACIGGAISLTLNVWIQDHKGWDWGFGISSIAILVAIIVFAIGLPMYRIQVIQRTNAIIEIIQVYVAAIRNRNLDLPEDLTKLYEIDHDHEAAMETDFLPHRDIFRFLDKAAIQQGRLVEAPNPWKLCRVTQVENAKIILGVLPIFCCTIIMTLCVAQLQTFSVQQGLTMDTSISKSVHIPPASLPIIPVLFIIIIVPVYDRIFVPFAQKITGIPNGITHLQRIGVGLILSCISMTVAGFLEVKRKGVARDHNMLDAIPVIQPLPISTFWLSFQYFIFGIADLFTYVGLLEFFYSEAPNGLKSISSCFLWSSMALGYFFSTILIKIVNASTKDSTRSGGWLAGNNINRNHLNLFYWLLSLLSLFNFFIYLVVAKRYRYRPTNPK encoded by the exons ATGGGTGGTTTTGTTGCTTCCTCTCCATCTCCACCGGCTTCAGAGGATGAGAGTAATGATGGTTCCGGCAGTGATAATGCTGATGAGGACGATG tcgtgacaaaaagggataGTAgatttggatatgagagtagtcataacCATAGGAAGAGG CCTGAGCTTGTTGAAGGAAAGGTTGATTGGAAGGGAAGAACAGCTGTGAAGGGCAAACATGGAGGAGCTAGAACTGCGTTGTTTGTACTAG CCCCTTTTGGTTTTGAGAACATGGCAACTTTAGCTCTGGCGGTGAACTTGACGACATACTTCAATGTGGTGATGCACTTGGAATTAGCCGATGCAGCTAATGAGCTAACCAACTTCTTGGGCACTAGTTACATTCTGTCTATCTTGGTAGCTATTCTTGCAGACACTTACATCGGCAGATATAAAGCTGTTCTCATTGGAGGATGCCTCGAGTTAGTG GCACTAGTATTACTAGTAATACAAGCTCACTATCCCAAGCTGAAGCCTCCACCTTGCAATGTCTTTGACCCAAGTCACCCAACTTCTCACTGTGAGAAAATTGGTGGTAGCAGTGCTGTTCTCCTCTATGTTGCTCTATATTTGCTTGCTGCTGGGTCTGCAGGAATTAAAGCTGCTTTACCATCACATGGTGCTGATCAATTTGATGAAAAggacccaaaagaaaaaaagcagaTGTCCAGCTTCTTCAACTGCCTTCTATTAGCAGCATGTATTGGTGGTGCTATCAGCTTAACACTAAATGTGTGGATCCAAGATCATAAAGGGTGGGACTGGGGCTTTGGGATCTCTTCCATTGCCATACTCGTTGCTATTATTGTCTTTGCCATAGGATTGCCAATGTACAGGATACAAGTTATTCAACGAACTAACGCCATCATTGAAATTATACAG gtgtatGTTGCAGCCATTCGTAACAGAAATCTTGACCTTCCAGAGGACCTCACAAAGCTCTATGAGATTGATCATGACCATGAAGCTGCTATGGAAACAGATTTTTTACCTCACAGAGACATTTTCAG ATTTTTAGACAAAGCAGCCATCCAACAAGGTAGACTAGTAGAGGCTCCAAATCCATGGAAACTATGCAGGGTCACTCAAGTGGAAAATGCCAAAATAATACTAGGCGTGCTTCCAATATTTTGTTGCACAATTATCATGACCCTTTGTGTGGCTCAGCTCCAAACCTTCTCAGTCCAACAAGGTCTCACTATGGACACAAGTATCTCTAAATCTGTCCACATCCCACCTGCCTCACTCCCTATCATCCCAGTCTTGTTTATTATCATTATAGTCCCTGTCTATGATCGGATTTTCGTACCCTTTGCACAAAAAATCACTGGCATTCCCAATGGCATCACGCACTTGCAACGTATAGGAGTTGGCCTTATTCTCTCATGCATCTCCATGACCGTGGCTGGCTTCTTGGAAGTGAAGCGAAAGGGTGTAGCAAGAGACCATAATATGCTTGATGCAATCCCAGTCATACAGCCATTGCCTATTAGCACATTCTGGCTATCATTTCAGTACTTCATATTTGGAATTGCAGACTTGTTCACCTACGTGGgccttcttgaatttttttattcagaGGCACCAAATGGCCTTAAATCCATCTCAAGTTGTTTCCTTTGGAGCTCCATGGCACTTGGATATTTTTTCAGTACTATACTTATCAAAATAGTTAATGCTTCAACAAAGGATAGTACAAGAAGTGGAGGTTGGTTGGCAGGGAATAATATTAATAGGAACCATTTGAACCTCTTCTACTGGTTGCTTTCTCTTTTGAGCTTGTTCAACTTCTTTATATATTTGGTTGTAGCTAAAAGGTACAGGTACAGGCCTACCAATCCTAAATGA
- the LOC142635361 gene encoding uncharacterized protein LOC142635361 — translation MTYGAEAMIPLETGFPSLRTSSFSPDNNNGLLEKSLDLVEERRENAMVQLAYYQHKLKRGYDVHMKLRPPALEDLVIRKVLGAAKNPAWGKQGPTWEGPYRITFVAGIGAYRLANLDEKIYHVHGM, via the coding sequence atgacttatggggccgaggccaTGATCCCTTTGGAAACTGGGTTTCCGTCGTTAAGGACAAGCTCTTTCAGCCCTGATAATAACAATGGCTTACTGGAGAAAAGCTTGGACCTAGTTGAGGAACGGAGGGAGAATGCCATGGTTCAGCTTGCTTATTATCAGCATAAGCTTAAACGTGGATATGATGTTCACATGAAGCTAAGGCCACCAGCGCTTGAGGACCTAGTAATAAGGAAAGTCTTGGGTGCTGCCAAGAACCCTGCATGGGGAAAGCAAGGGCCtacctgggaaggaccataccgaATCACTTTTGTGGCGGGTATAGGGGCATATCGTCTAGCAAACTTAGACGAAAAAAtttaccacgtccatggaatgtaa